A section of the Lutra lutra chromosome 3, mLutLut1.2, whole genome shotgun sequence genome encodes:
- the PCDH17 gene encoding protocadherin-17 isoform X4 produces MYLSICCCFLLWAPALTLKNLNYSVPEEQGAGTVIGNIGKDARLQPGLPPAERGGGGGGGRSKSGSYRVLENSAPHLLDVDADSGLLYTKQRIDRESLCRHNAKCQLSLEVFANDKEICMIKVEIQDINDNAPSFPSDQIEMDISENAAPGTRFPLTSAHDPDAGENGLRTYLLTRDDHGLFALDVKSRGDGTKFPELVIQKALDREQQNHHTLVLTALDGGDPPRSATVQINVKVIDSNDNSPVFEAPSYLVELPENAPLGTVVIDLNATDADEGPNGEVLYSFSSYVPDRVRELFSIDPKTGLIRVKGNLDYEENGMLEIDVQARDLGPNPIPAHCKVTVKLIDRNDNAPSIGFVSVRQGALSEAAPPGTVIALVRVTDRDSGKNGQLQCRVLGGGGTGGGGGLGGPGGSVPFKLEENYDNFYTVVTDRPLDRETQDEYNVTIVARDGGSPPLNSTKSFAVKILDENDNPPRFTKGLYVLQVHENNIPGEYLGSVLAQDPDLGQNGTVSYSILPSHIGDVSIYTYVSVNPTNGAIYALRSFNYEQTKAFEFKVLAKDSGAPAHLESNATVRVTVLDVNDNAPVIVLPTLQNDTAELQVPRNAGLGYLVSTVRALDSDFGESGRLTYEIVDGNDDHLFEIDPSSGEIRTLHPFWEDVTPVVELVVKVTDHGKPTLSAVAKLIIRSVSGSLPEGVPRVNGEQHHWDMSLPLIVTLSTISIILLAAMITIAVKCKRENKEIRTYNCRIAEYSHPQLGGGKGKKKKINKNDIMLVQSEVEERNAMNVMNVVSSPSLATSPMYFDYQTRLPLSSPRSEVMYLKPASNNLTVPQGHAGCHTSFTGQGTNASETPATRMSIIQ; encoded by the coding sequence ATGTACCTTTCCATCTGTTGCTGTTTCCTCCTATGGGCCCCTGCCCTGACGCTCAAAAACCTCAACTACTCGGTGCCGGAGGAACAAGGGGCCGGCACGGTGATCGGCAACATCGGCAAGGATGCTCGACTGCAGCCGGGGCTTCCGCCCGCAGAGcgcggtggcggtggcggcggcgggcgAAGCAAGTCGGGTAGCTACCGGGTGCTGGAGAACTCAGCGCCGCACCTGCTGGACGTGGACGCGGACAGCGGGCTCCTCTACACCAAGCAGCGCATCGACCGTGAGTCCCTGTGCCGCCACAACGCCAAGTGCCAGCTGTCCCTCGAGGTGTTCGCCAACGACAAGGAAATCTGCATGATCAAGGTGGAGATCCAGGACATCAACGACAatgccccctccttcccctcgGACCAGATTGAGATGGACATCTCGGAGAACGCAGCGCCTGGCACCCGCTTCCCTCTCACCAGTGCACATGACCCGGACGCCGGCGAGAATGGGCTCCGCACCTATCTGCTGACGCGCGACGACCACGGGCTCTTCGCGCTGGACGTCAAGTCCCGCGGCGACGGCACCAAGTTCCCAGAGCTGGTAATCCAGAAGGCGCTGGACCGCGAGCAGCAGAACCACCACACGCTTGTACTGACCGCCCTAGACGGCGGCGATCCGCCGCGATCCGCCACTGTGCAAATCAACGTGAAGGTGATAGACTCTAACGACAACAGCCCGGTCTTCGAGGCGCCCTCCTACCTGGTGGAGCTGCCAGAGAATGCCCCACTGGGCACCGTGGTCATTGATCTGAACGCCACCGACGCCGACGAGGGTCCCAATGGTGAAGTACTTTATTCCTTCAGCAGCTATGTGCCTGACCGCGTAAGGGAGCTCTTCTCCATCGACCCCAAGACCGGCCTGATTCGTGTCAAGGGCAACCTGGACTATGAGGAGAATGGGATGCTGGAGATCGACGTACAGGCCCGAGACTTGGGGCCCAACCCCATCCCGGCCCACTGCAAGGTCACTGTCAAGCTCATCGACCGCAACGACAACGCGCCGTCCATCGGTTTCGTCTCCGTGCGCCAGGGGGCGCTGAGCGAGGCCGCCCCGCCCGGCACCGTCATAGCCCTAGTGCGGGTCACTGACCGGGACTCAGGCAAGAACGGGCAGCTGCAGTGCAGGGTGCTGGGCGGAGGGGGgaccggcggcggcggcggcctggGCGGGCCCGGAGGTTCTGTGCCCTTCAAGCTTGAGGAGAACTATGACAACTTCTACACGGTGGTGACTGACCGCCCGCTGGACCGCGAGACCCAGGACGAGTACAACGTGACAATTGTGGCTCGGGACGGGGGCTCGCCTCCTCTCAACTCCACCAAGTCGTTCGCTGTCAAGATTCTGGACGAGAACGACAACCCTCCTCGTTTCACCAAGGGACTCTATGTGCTGCAGGTGCACGAAAACAACATCCCAGGAGAGTATCTGGGCTCCGTGCTTGCCCAGGATCCCGACCTGGGCCAAAACGGCACAGTATCCTACTCCATCCTGCCCTCGCACATCGGCGACGTGTCCATCTACACCTATGTGTCTGTGAATCCCACCAATGGGGCCATCTACGCCCTGCGCTCCTTTAACTACGAGCAGACCAAGGCTTTCGAGTTCAAGGTGCTTGCTAAGGACTCGGGGGCGCCCGCGCACTTGGAGAGCAACGCGACTGTGAGGGTGACAGTGCTAGACGTGAATGACAACGCGCCGGTGATCGTGCTGCCCACGCTGCAGAACGACACGGCCGAGCTGCAAGTCCCGCGCAACGCTGGCCTGGGCTACCTGGTGAGCACTGTACGCGCCCTAGACAGTGACTTCGGCGAGAGTGGGCGCCTCACCTACGAGATCGTAGACGGAAACGACGACCACCTGTTTGAAATCGATCCCTCCAGCGGCGAGATCCGCACGCTGCACCCCTTCTGGGAGGACGTGACGCCAGTGGTGGAGCTGGTAGTGAAGGTGACTGACCACGGGAAACCCACCTTGTCGGCGGTGGCCAAGCTCATCATCCGCTCGGTGAGCGGCTCCTTGCCCGAAGGCGTTCCCCGGGTAAACGGCGAGCAGCACCACTGGGACATGTCGCTGCCGCTCATCGTGACACTAAGCACTATCTCCATCATTCTCCTAGCGGCCATGATCACCATTGCCGTCAAGTGCAAGCGCGAGAACAAGGAGATTCGCACTTACAACTGCCGCATCGCCGAGTACAGCCACCCGCAGCTGGGCGGGGGCAAgggcaagaagaaaaagatcaacaaaaacgATATTATGCTGGTGCAGAGCGAGGTGGAAGAGAGGAACGCCATGAACGTCATGAATGTGGTGAGCAGCCCCTCCCTGGCCACCTCCCCTATGTACTTCGACTACCAGACCCGCCTGCCCCTTAGCTCGCCCCGGTCAGAGGTGATGTATCTCAAACCGGCCTCCAACAACCTGACTGTTCCTCAGGGGCACGCGGGCTGCCACACGAGCTTCACCGGACAAGGGACTAATGCGAGCGAGACCCCTGCCACTCGGATGTCCATAATTCAG